The proteins below are encoded in one region of Juglans microcarpa x Juglans regia isolate MS1-56 chromosome 4D, Jm3101_v1.0, whole genome shotgun sequence:
- the LOC121259404 gene encoding probable protein phosphatase 2C 60 isoform X6: MSLSFEQWKFRSLVLSPSPVLLFLDSPKVFVGRSELFKRSSFIGPLLQLYMGVYLSTPKTEKFSEDGENDRLRFGLSSMQGWRATMEDAHTANPDLDPSTSFFGVYDGHGGKVVSKFCAKYLHQQVLKSDAYAAGDIGTSVKKAFFRMDEMMRGQRGWRELAVLGDKINKFTGMIEGLIWSPRSSDSNEQVDDWAFEEGPHSDFSGPTSGSTACVAIIRNNQLVVANAGDSRCVISRKGQAYNLSRDHKPDLEVEKERILKAGGFIHAGRVNGSLNLARAIGDMEFKQNKFLPAEKQIVTANPDINAGLHVKPATG; encoded by the exons ATGAGCCTCTCTTTTGAACAGTGGAAATTCCGTTCATTGGTTCTCTCGCCAAGTCCTGTACTTTTATTTCTAGATTCACCGAAAGTTTTTGTGGGTCGTTCTGAACTCTTCAAAAGAAGCTCCTTCATAGGTCCTCTTCTCCAACTCT ATATGGGTGTATATCTCAGCACTCCAAAAACCGAAAAGTTCTCTGAAGATGGGGAGAATGATCGGCTTAGATTTGGTTTATCATCCATGCAAGGCTGGCGCGCAACCATGGAGGATGCT CATACTGCAAATCCTGATCTTGATCCGTCTACTTCATTCTTTGGTGTTTACGATGGTCACGGAG GCAAGGTGGTTTCAAAGTTCTGTGCTAAGTATCTTCACCAACAGGTGCTCAAGAGTGATGCATATGCTGCTGGAGATATAGGAACCTCGGTTAAGAAAGCCTTTTTCAG AATGGATGAAATGATGCGCGGACAAAGGGGCTGGAGGGAATTAGCTGTTTTGGgtgataaaataaacaagtttaCTGGCATGATAGAAGGGTTGATTTGGTCTCCAAGGAGCAGTGATAGCAATGAACAGGTTGATGATTGGGCTTTTGAGGAG GGGCCTCATTCTGATTTTTCTGGACCAACTTCTGGGAGCACAGCCTGTGTTGCAATTATCAGAAACAACCAACTTGTTGTTGCAAATGCTGGCGATTCTCGTTGTGTGATATCTAGAAAGGGTCAG GCATACAATTTATCTAGGGATCACAAACCTGATCTTGAGGTTGAGAAGGAAAGGATTTTAAAGGCTGGTGGTTTTATACATGCAGGACGAGTCAATGGCAGTTTAAATCTCGCTCGAGCTATAG GTGACATGGAATTCAAGCAAAATAAGTTTTTGCCTGCTGAAAAGCAAATTGTAACTGCTAATCCAGATATAAACGCA GGATTGCATGTCAAGCCAGCAACTGGTTGA
- the LOC121259403 gene encoding transmembrane 9 superfamily member 8-like — protein sequence MAFRRSLAVRTFSISALLLILFHGSFCFYLPGVAPEDFQKDDTLKVKVNKLISTRTQLPYTYYSLPYCLPKKIVDSAENLGEVLRGDRIENSPFEFKMRVPKMCKVVCRITLDAKSAKEFKAKIDDEYRVNMILDNLPLVVPVQRREPESATVYQLGFHVGLKAHIPGSKGDKYFIHNHLAFTVKFHRDLQTDSARIVGFEVRPFSVKHEYDGKWDDNTRLTTCDPHAKHTVMNSNSPQEVEENKEIIFTYDVEFQESDVKWASRWDAYLLMSDDQIHWFSIVNSLMIVLFLSGMVAMIMLRTLYRDISKYNELETQEEAQEETGWKLVHGDVFRPPNNSNLLCVYVGTGVQFFGMTVVTMMFAILGFLSPSNRGGLMTAMLLLWVFMGLFAGYSSARLYKMFKGTEWKKTAFRTAIMFPAIVSSIFFVLNALIWGQKSSGAVPFGTMFALVFLWFGISVPLVFVGSYVGFKKPAIEDPVKTNKIPRQIPEQAWYMNPVFSILIGGILPFGAVFIELFFILTSIWLNQFYYIFGFLFLVFVILIITCAEITVVLCYFQLCSEDYLWWWRSYLTSGSSALYLFLYATFYFFTKLEITKLVSGILYFGYMLIASYAFFVLTGTIGFYACFWFTRLIYSSVKID from the exons ATGGCGTTTCGAAGATCGCTCGCTGTACGTACTTTCTCGATCTCTGCACTCCTTCTGATTCTGTTCCATGGCAGCTTCTGCTTCTATCTCCCCGGTGTCGCTCCCGAGGACTTCCAGAAg GATGATACTCTAAAAGTGAAAGTGAACAAATTAATCTCTACAAGGACTCAGCTTCCTTACACATATTATTCTCTTCCTTATTGCCTGCCTAAAAAGATAGTGGATAGTGCAGAGAATCTTGGGGAAGTCCTTCGTGGTGATCGTATTGAAAACTCTCCCTTTGAG TTTAAAATGCGAGTACCGAAAATGTGCAAGGTTGTTTGCCGGATTACACTAGATGCCAAATCTGCGAAGGAGTTTAAAGCGAAAATTGATGATGAGTATCGGGTCAACAT GATCCTTGATAATCTTCCACTGGTTGTGCCCGTACAAAGGCGGGAGCCGGAATCGGCCACTGTTTATCAGCTTGGATTTCATGTTGGGCTCAAAGCCCATATTCCTGGG AGCAAGGGTGACAAGTACTTTATTCACAACCATTTGGCATTTACTGTCAAGTTTCATAGAGATTTGCAAACAGACTCTGCAAGAATTGTGGGATTTGAGGTTAGACCATTTAG TGTTAAACATGAATATGATGGAAAGTGGGATGATAATACTCGTTTAACAACCTGTGACCCTCATGCAAAACACACAGTTATGAATTCCAACTCTCCCCAAGAGGTTGAAGAgaacaaagagattatattcacaTATGATGTTGAATTCCAG GAGAGTGATGTGAAGTGGGCATCTAGATGGGATGCTTATCTACTAATGAGCGATGACCAAATTCACTGGTTCTCAATTGTCAATTCTTTGATGATTGTTCTTTTCCTCTCGGGCATGGTGGCAATGATAATGCTACGGACACTTTACCGTGACATCTCCAAATACAATGAACTTGAGACCCAAGAAGAAGCCCAAGAGGAGACAGGATGGAAACTTGTCCATGGGGATGTCTTCCGGCCCCCAAATAACTCAAATCTGCTATGTGTCTATGTTGGAACTGGCGTTCAGTTTTTTGGGATGACGGTGGTGACTATGATGTTTGCCATCCTTGGATTCCTTTCCCCCTCAAACCGGGGTGGTCTCATGACAGCAATGCTCTTGCTTTGGGTTTTCATGGGTCTTTTTGCTGGTTACTCTTCTGCTCGTTTGTACAAGATGTTTAAGGGAACAGAATGGAAGAAAACTGCTTTCCGGACCGCAATCATGTTCCCGGCAATTgtctcttccattttctttgtcTTAAACGCTCTCATATGGGGACAGAAATCATCCGGGGCTGTGCCTTTTGGTACCATGTTCGCACTTGTCTTCCTATGGTTTGGGATTTCCGTCCCACTTGTATTTGTAGGTAGCTATGTTGGGTTCAAGAAACCAGCAATTGAGGATCCTGTGAAGACAAATAAAATCCCCAGGCAGATTCCCGAGCAAGCCTGGTATATGAACCCTGTCTTTTCGATTCTGATCGGAGGAATACTACCATTTGGAGCTGTTTTTATTGAACTATTCTTCATCCTTACCTCAATCTGGTTGAATCAGTTTTACTACATCTTTGGTTTCCTCTTCTTGGTCTTTGTAATCCTCATCATCACTTGTGCGGAAATAACTGTCGTGCTCTGCTACTTCCAACTCTGCAGTGAGGACTACCTGTGGTGGTGGAGGTCATACCTTACATCAGGCTCGTCTGCACTATACCTCTTTCTCTATGCGACGTTCTACTTCTTCACAAAGCTTGAAATCACAAAGCTTGTCTCTGGGATATTGTACTTTGGATACATGCTAATTGCGTCGTATGCGTTCTTTGTTCTGACTGGTACCATCGGATTTTATGCATGCTTTTGGTTCACAAGGCTCATCTACTCATCAGTGAAGATTGATTAA
- the LOC121259404 gene encoding probable protein phosphatase 2C 60 isoform X4, whose product MNDQTDMGVYLSTPKTEKFSEDGENDRLRFGLSSMQGWRATMEDAHTANPDLDPSTSFFGVYDGHGGKVVSKFCAKYLHQQVLKSDAYAAGDIGTSVKKAFFRMDEMMRGQRGWRELAVLGDKINKFTGMIEGLIWSPRSSDSNEQVDDWAFEEGPHSDFSGPTSGSTACVAIIRNNQLVVANAGDSRCVISRKGQAYNLSRDHKPDLEVEKERILKAGGFIHAGRVNGSLNLARAIGDMEFKQNKFLPAEKQIVTANPDINAVELWDDDDFIVLACDGIWDCMSSQQLVDFVREQLTLESKLSVVCERVLDRCLAPSTAGGEGCDNMTMILVQFKKPILPTASANDQSSPSKLVDPESEIGEGKSK is encoded by the exons ATGAATGACCAG ACAGATATGGGTGTATATCTCAGCACTCCAAAAACCGAAAAGTTCTCTGAAGATGGGGAGAATGATCGGCTTAGATTTGGTTTATCATCCATGCAAGGCTGGCGCGCAACCATGGAGGATGCT CATACTGCAAATCCTGATCTTGATCCGTCTACTTCATTCTTTGGTGTTTACGATGGTCACGGAG GCAAGGTGGTTTCAAAGTTCTGTGCTAAGTATCTTCACCAACAGGTGCTCAAGAGTGATGCATATGCTGCTGGAGATATAGGAACCTCGGTTAAGAAAGCCTTTTTCAG AATGGATGAAATGATGCGCGGACAAAGGGGCTGGAGGGAATTAGCTGTTTTGGgtgataaaataaacaagtttaCTGGCATGATAGAAGGGTTGATTTGGTCTCCAAGGAGCAGTGATAGCAATGAACAGGTTGATGATTGGGCTTTTGAGGAG GGGCCTCATTCTGATTTTTCTGGACCAACTTCTGGGAGCACAGCCTGTGTTGCAATTATCAGAAACAACCAACTTGTTGTTGCAAATGCTGGCGATTCTCGTTGTGTGATATCTAGAAAGGGTCAG GCATACAATTTATCTAGGGATCACAAACCTGATCTTGAGGTTGAGAAGGAAAGGATTTTAAAGGCTGGTGGTTTTATACATGCAGGACGAGTCAATGGCAGTTTAAATCTCGCTCGAGCTATAG GTGACATGGAATTCAAGCAAAATAAGTTTTTGCCTGCTGAAAAGCAAATTGTAACTGCTAATCCAGATATAAACGCA GTTGAGCTTTGGGATGATGATGATTTTATCGTGTTAGCATGTGATGGCATCTG GGATTGCATGTCAAGCCAGCAACTGGTTGATTTTGTTCGTGAACAACTAACCTTG GAAAGCAAGCTCTCTGTGGTGTGCGAGAGAGTGCTCGATAGGTGTTTGGCACCATCAACAGCCGGAGGCGAGGGCTGTGACAACATGACCATGATCTTGGTGCAATTCAAGAAACCCATTCTGCCCACAGCATCGGCTAATGACCAGTCCTCACCATCCAAACTAGTTGATCCTGAATCAGAGATTGGGGAGGGCAAATCAAAGTAG
- the LOC121259404 gene encoding probable protein phosphatase 2C 60 isoform X5: MGVYLSTPKTEKFSEDGENDRLRFGLSSMQGWRATMEDAHTANPDLDPSTSFFGVYDGHGGKVVSKFCAKYLHQQVLKSDAYAAGDIGTSVKKAFFRMDEMMRGQRGWRELAVLGDKINKFTGMIEGLIWSPRSSDSNEQVDDWAFEEGPHSDFSGPTSGSTACVAIIRNNQLVVANAGDSRCVISRKGQAYNLSRDHKPDLEVEKERILKAGGFIHAGRVNGSLNLARAIGDMEFKQNKFLPAEKQIVTANPDINAVELWDDDDFIVLACDGIWDCMSSQQLVDFVREQLTLESKLSVVCERVLDRCLAPSTAGGEGCDNMTMILVQFKKPILPTASANDQSSPSKLVDPESEIGEGKSK, from the exons ATGGGTGTATATCTCAGCACTCCAAAAACCGAAAAGTTCTCTGAAGATGGGGAGAATGATCGGCTTAGATTTGGTTTATCATCCATGCAAGGCTGGCGCGCAACCATGGAGGATGCT CATACTGCAAATCCTGATCTTGATCCGTCTACTTCATTCTTTGGTGTTTACGATGGTCACGGAG GCAAGGTGGTTTCAAAGTTCTGTGCTAAGTATCTTCACCAACAGGTGCTCAAGAGTGATGCATATGCTGCTGGAGATATAGGAACCTCGGTTAAGAAAGCCTTTTTCAG AATGGATGAAATGATGCGCGGACAAAGGGGCTGGAGGGAATTAGCTGTTTTGGgtgataaaataaacaagtttaCTGGCATGATAGAAGGGTTGATTTGGTCTCCAAGGAGCAGTGATAGCAATGAACAGGTTGATGATTGGGCTTTTGAGGAG GGGCCTCATTCTGATTTTTCTGGACCAACTTCTGGGAGCACAGCCTGTGTTGCAATTATCAGAAACAACCAACTTGTTGTTGCAAATGCTGGCGATTCTCGTTGTGTGATATCTAGAAAGGGTCAG GCATACAATTTATCTAGGGATCACAAACCTGATCTTGAGGTTGAGAAGGAAAGGATTTTAAAGGCTGGTGGTTTTATACATGCAGGACGAGTCAATGGCAGTTTAAATCTCGCTCGAGCTATAG GTGACATGGAATTCAAGCAAAATAAGTTTTTGCCTGCTGAAAAGCAAATTGTAACTGCTAATCCAGATATAAACGCA GTTGAGCTTTGGGATGATGATGATTTTATCGTGTTAGCATGTGATGGCATCTG GGATTGCATGTCAAGCCAGCAACTGGTTGATTTTGTTCGTGAACAACTAACCTTG GAAAGCAAGCTCTCTGTGGTGTGCGAGAGAGTGCTCGATAGGTGTTTGGCACCATCAACAGCCGGAGGCGAGGGCTGTGACAACATGACCATGATCTTGGTGCAATTCAAGAAACCCATTCTGCCCACAGCATCGGCTAATGACCAGTCCTCACCATCCAAACTAGTTGATCCTGAATCAGAGATTGGGGAGGGCAAATCAAAGTAG
- the LOC121260323 gene encoding uncharacterized protein LOC121260323 produces the protein MLKTKMKRVVSMDPYQSRPINEEARVNLKYQILLQEYLELQKEFISKKKRLQNATVNRETLSAEVRYNRPKVNKNLYSEKIQIYVSIMLVKLFQNINLQFWNDGERSLDKKERIVEKRPKNRLINK, from the exons ATGTTGAAGACTAAGATGAAAAGGGTCGTCTCTATGGATCCTTATCAATCTCGTCCTATCAATGAAGAGGCTAGGGTTAAcctaaaatatcaaattttattgCAGGAGTATTTGGAACTGCAAAAG GAATTCatttcaaagaagaaaagattgCAGAATGCAACAGTGAATAGAGAAACCCTTTCGGCTGAAGTCCG gTACAATCGCCCAAAGGTGAACAAGAATTTGTACAGCGAAAAAATTCAGATATACGTTTCTATAATGTTGGTGAAGCTGTTCCAAAACATCAATCTCCAGTTCTG GAATGACGGAGAACGGAGCCTGGACAAGAAAGAACGTATTGTGGAGAAGCGGCCAAAGAATCGCTtgatcaataaataa
- the LOC121259407 gene encoding early nodulin-like protein 1: MSMAVFSRAIPAFVLLLLYNFSEAREILVGGSADGWKIPSTQSESLNQWAGNFRFLVGDSLVWKYDSGKDSVLQVNKEDYMNCNTSKPIEEYKDGNTKVKLDRSGPFYFISGAEGHCEKGQKLVVVVLSSRRRYTGISPAPSPVEFEGPAVAPTSSSTSLQGSLMVALWVFAFGIFLM; encoded by the exons ATGTCCATGGCAGTTTTTTCAAGAGCAATTCCAGCTTTTGTGCTCTTATTACTCTACAACTTCTCTGAAGCTAGAGAGATATTGGTTGGAGGTAGTGCAGATGGATGGAAGATTCCGTCCACTCAATCTGAATCCCTCAATCAATGGGCCGGAAATTTTCGTTTTCTCGTTGGTGACTCTCTCG TGTGGAAATATGACAGCGGGAAAGACTCTGTATTGCAAGTGAACAAGGAAGATTATATGAACTGCAATACATCTAAACCCATTGAAGAGTACAAAGACGGAAACACTAAGGTGAAACTTGACCGATCTGGGCCATTCTACTTCATCAGCGGAGCTGAAGGACACTGTGAAAAGGGTCAGAAGTTGGTTGTGGTGGTTCTTTCTTCAAGACGCAGGTACACTGGCATTTCTCCAGCACCTTCTCCTGTGGAGTTCGAGGGTCCGGCAGTTGCTCCGACTAGCAGTAGTACGAGTTTGCAAGGCAGTTTGATGGTTGCGCTGTGGGTTTTTGCTTTCGGAATTTTTTTGATGTGA
- the LOC121259404 gene encoding probable protein phosphatase 2C 60 isoform X3, with protein sequence MDDVVLGLLAKTDMGVYLSTPKTEKFSEDGENDRLRFGLSSMQGWRATMEDAHTANPDLDPSTSFFGVYDGHGGKVVSKFCAKYLHQQVLKSDAYAAGDIGTSVKKAFFRMDEMMRGQRGWRELAVLGDKINKFTGMIEGLIWSPRSSDSNEQVDDWAFEEGPHSDFSGPTSGSTACVAIIRNNQLVVANAGDSRCVISRKGQAYNLSRDHKPDLEVEKERILKAGGFIHAGRVNGSLNLARAIGDMEFKQNKFLPAEKQIVTANPDINAVELWDDDDFIVLACDGIWDCMSSQQLVDFVREQLTLESKLSVVCERVLDRCLAPSTAGGEGCDNMTMILVQFKKPILPTASANDQSSPSKLVDPESEIGEGKSK encoded by the exons ATGGATGACGTAGTTCTTGGTTTGCTGGCTAAG ACAGATATGGGTGTATATCTCAGCACTCCAAAAACCGAAAAGTTCTCTGAAGATGGGGAGAATGATCGGCTTAGATTTGGTTTATCATCCATGCAAGGCTGGCGCGCAACCATGGAGGATGCT CATACTGCAAATCCTGATCTTGATCCGTCTACTTCATTCTTTGGTGTTTACGATGGTCACGGAG GCAAGGTGGTTTCAAAGTTCTGTGCTAAGTATCTTCACCAACAGGTGCTCAAGAGTGATGCATATGCTGCTGGAGATATAGGAACCTCGGTTAAGAAAGCCTTTTTCAG AATGGATGAAATGATGCGCGGACAAAGGGGCTGGAGGGAATTAGCTGTTTTGGgtgataaaataaacaagtttaCTGGCATGATAGAAGGGTTGATTTGGTCTCCAAGGAGCAGTGATAGCAATGAACAGGTTGATGATTGGGCTTTTGAGGAG GGGCCTCATTCTGATTTTTCTGGACCAACTTCTGGGAGCACAGCCTGTGTTGCAATTATCAGAAACAACCAACTTGTTGTTGCAAATGCTGGCGATTCTCGTTGTGTGATATCTAGAAAGGGTCAG GCATACAATTTATCTAGGGATCACAAACCTGATCTTGAGGTTGAGAAGGAAAGGATTTTAAAGGCTGGTGGTTTTATACATGCAGGACGAGTCAATGGCAGTTTAAATCTCGCTCGAGCTATAG GTGACATGGAATTCAAGCAAAATAAGTTTTTGCCTGCTGAAAAGCAAATTGTAACTGCTAATCCAGATATAAACGCA GTTGAGCTTTGGGATGATGATGATTTTATCGTGTTAGCATGTGATGGCATCTG GGATTGCATGTCAAGCCAGCAACTGGTTGATTTTGTTCGTGAACAACTAACCTTG GAAAGCAAGCTCTCTGTGGTGTGCGAGAGAGTGCTCGATAGGTGTTTGGCACCATCAACAGCCGGAGGCGAGGGCTGTGACAACATGACCATGATCTTGGTGCAATTCAAGAAACCCATTCTGCCCACAGCATCGGCTAATGACCAGTCCTCACCATCCAAACTAGTTGATCCTGAATCAGAGATTGGGGAGGGCAAATCAAAGTAG
- the LOC121259408 gene encoding uncharacterized protein LOC121259408 → MGGDEEWRKTAVTHKMKPEDVKAAGLEGSKRPPGQHPGEVLHQRSRLPFSYKTMAIGGLLITASVAYFTLYLKKKPEASARDVAKVTIGAAEPEDTRPRK, encoded by the coding sequence ATGGGAGGAGATGAGGAGTGGAGGAAAACGGCAGTCACCCACAAAATGAAACCGGAAGACGTAAAAGCAGCGGGATTAGAGGGCTCCAAGAGGCCCCCTGGCCAACACCCTGGGGAAGTACTGCACCAGAGGAGCAGGCTGCCCTTCAGCTATAAGACCATGGCCATCGGAGGCCTCCTTATTACTGCCTCCGTTGCTTACTTCACGTTGTACCTCAAGAAAAAGCCCGAAGCTTCCGCCCGAGATGTTGCCAAGGTGACTATTGGAGCCGCCGAACCCGAGGACACTCGGCCAAGGAAGTAG
- the LOC121259404 gene encoding probable protein phosphatase 2C 60 isoform X2, translated as MSLSFEQWKFRSLVLSPSPVLLFLDSPKVFVGRSELFKRSSFIDMGVYLSTPKTEKFSEDGENDRLRFGLSSMQGWRATMEDAHTANPDLDPSTSFFGVYDGHGGKVVSKFCAKYLHQQVLKSDAYAAGDIGTSVKKAFFRMDEMMRGQRGWRELAVLGDKINKFTGMIEGLIWSPRSSDSNEQVDDWAFEEGPHSDFSGPTSGSTACVAIIRNNQLVVANAGDSRCVISRKGQAYNLSRDHKPDLEVEKERILKAGGFIHAGRVNGSLNLARAIGDMEFKQNKFLPAEKQIVTANPDINAVELWDDDDFIVLACDGIWDCMSSQQLVDFVREQLTLESKLSVVCERVLDRCLAPSTAGGEGCDNMTMILVQFKKPILPTASANDQSSPSKLVDPESEIGEGKSK; from the exons ATGAGCCTCTCTTTTGAACAGTGGAAATTCCGTTCATTGGTTCTCTCGCCAAGTCCTGTACTTTTATTTCTAGATTCACCGAAAGTTTTTGTGGGTCGTTCTGAACTCTTCAAAAGAAGCTCCTTCATAG ATATGGGTGTATATCTCAGCACTCCAAAAACCGAAAAGTTCTCTGAAGATGGGGAGAATGATCGGCTTAGATTTGGTTTATCATCCATGCAAGGCTGGCGCGCAACCATGGAGGATGCT CATACTGCAAATCCTGATCTTGATCCGTCTACTTCATTCTTTGGTGTTTACGATGGTCACGGAG GCAAGGTGGTTTCAAAGTTCTGTGCTAAGTATCTTCACCAACAGGTGCTCAAGAGTGATGCATATGCTGCTGGAGATATAGGAACCTCGGTTAAGAAAGCCTTTTTCAG AATGGATGAAATGATGCGCGGACAAAGGGGCTGGAGGGAATTAGCTGTTTTGGgtgataaaataaacaagtttaCTGGCATGATAGAAGGGTTGATTTGGTCTCCAAGGAGCAGTGATAGCAATGAACAGGTTGATGATTGGGCTTTTGAGGAG GGGCCTCATTCTGATTTTTCTGGACCAACTTCTGGGAGCACAGCCTGTGTTGCAATTATCAGAAACAACCAACTTGTTGTTGCAAATGCTGGCGATTCTCGTTGTGTGATATCTAGAAAGGGTCAG GCATACAATTTATCTAGGGATCACAAACCTGATCTTGAGGTTGAGAAGGAAAGGATTTTAAAGGCTGGTGGTTTTATACATGCAGGACGAGTCAATGGCAGTTTAAATCTCGCTCGAGCTATAG GTGACATGGAATTCAAGCAAAATAAGTTTTTGCCTGCTGAAAAGCAAATTGTAACTGCTAATCCAGATATAAACGCA GTTGAGCTTTGGGATGATGATGATTTTATCGTGTTAGCATGTGATGGCATCTG GGATTGCATGTCAAGCCAGCAACTGGTTGATTTTGTTCGTGAACAACTAACCTTG GAAAGCAAGCTCTCTGTGGTGTGCGAGAGAGTGCTCGATAGGTGTTTGGCACCATCAACAGCCGGAGGCGAGGGCTGTGACAACATGACCATGATCTTGGTGCAATTCAAGAAACCCATTCTGCCCACAGCATCGGCTAATGACCAGTCCTCACCATCCAAACTAGTTGATCCTGAATCAGAGATTGGGGAGGGCAAATCAAAGTAG
- the LOC121259404 gene encoding probable protein phosphatase 2C 60 isoform X1 has translation MSLSFEQWKFRSLVLSPSPVLLFLDSPKVFVGRSELFKRSSFIGPLLQLYMGVYLSTPKTEKFSEDGENDRLRFGLSSMQGWRATMEDAHTANPDLDPSTSFFGVYDGHGGKVVSKFCAKYLHQQVLKSDAYAAGDIGTSVKKAFFRMDEMMRGQRGWRELAVLGDKINKFTGMIEGLIWSPRSSDSNEQVDDWAFEEGPHSDFSGPTSGSTACVAIIRNNQLVVANAGDSRCVISRKGQAYNLSRDHKPDLEVEKERILKAGGFIHAGRVNGSLNLARAIGDMEFKQNKFLPAEKQIVTANPDINAVELWDDDDFIVLACDGIWDCMSSQQLVDFVREQLTLESKLSVVCERVLDRCLAPSTAGGEGCDNMTMILVQFKKPILPTASANDQSSPSKLVDPESEIGEGKSK, from the exons ATGAGCCTCTCTTTTGAACAGTGGAAATTCCGTTCATTGGTTCTCTCGCCAAGTCCTGTACTTTTATTTCTAGATTCACCGAAAGTTTTTGTGGGTCGTTCTGAACTCTTCAAAAGAAGCTCCTTCATAGGTCCTCTTCTCCAACTCT ATATGGGTGTATATCTCAGCACTCCAAAAACCGAAAAGTTCTCTGAAGATGGGGAGAATGATCGGCTTAGATTTGGTTTATCATCCATGCAAGGCTGGCGCGCAACCATGGAGGATGCT CATACTGCAAATCCTGATCTTGATCCGTCTACTTCATTCTTTGGTGTTTACGATGGTCACGGAG GCAAGGTGGTTTCAAAGTTCTGTGCTAAGTATCTTCACCAACAGGTGCTCAAGAGTGATGCATATGCTGCTGGAGATATAGGAACCTCGGTTAAGAAAGCCTTTTTCAG AATGGATGAAATGATGCGCGGACAAAGGGGCTGGAGGGAATTAGCTGTTTTGGgtgataaaataaacaagtttaCTGGCATGATAGAAGGGTTGATTTGGTCTCCAAGGAGCAGTGATAGCAATGAACAGGTTGATGATTGGGCTTTTGAGGAG GGGCCTCATTCTGATTTTTCTGGACCAACTTCTGGGAGCACAGCCTGTGTTGCAATTATCAGAAACAACCAACTTGTTGTTGCAAATGCTGGCGATTCTCGTTGTGTGATATCTAGAAAGGGTCAG GCATACAATTTATCTAGGGATCACAAACCTGATCTTGAGGTTGAGAAGGAAAGGATTTTAAAGGCTGGTGGTTTTATACATGCAGGACGAGTCAATGGCAGTTTAAATCTCGCTCGAGCTATAG GTGACATGGAATTCAAGCAAAATAAGTTTTTGCCTGCTGAAAAGCAAATTGTAACTGCTAATCCAGATATAAACGCA GTTGAGCTTTGGGATGATGATGATTTTATCGTGTTAGCATGTGATGGCATCTG GGATTGCATGTCAAGCCAGCAACTGGTTGATTTTGTTCGTGAACAACTAACCTTG GAAAGCAAGCTCTCTGTGGTGTGCGAGAGAGTGCTCGATAGGTGTTTGGCACCATCAACAGCCGGAGGCGAGGGCTGTGACAACATGACCATGATCTTGGTGCAATTCAAGAAACCCATTCTGCCCACAGCATCGGCTAATGACCAGTCCTCACCATCCAAACTAGTTGATCCTGAATCAGAGATTGGGGAGGGCAAATCAAAGTAG